A genomic stretch from Poecilia reticulata strain Guanapo linkage group LG20, Guppy_female_1.0+MT, whole genome shotgun sequence includes:
- the mbtps2 gene encoding membrane-bound transcription factor site-2 protease, whose translation MIPVSLLVFVMAGWCAVYLADTLLRSSATHRINYESWLASRGLMLSPFHVRWQTTMFNWLFAYCARINPQALYLWFSSGLVFGVAAMLGSVVLLVKTLQQTYAQMTTDNPRIGGQQTLQVVVPGVNLPTSQLAYFFIALLLSGVIHELGHAVAALRESVRVNGFGMFVFVVYPGAFVDLFTTHLNLISPAQQLRIFCAGVWHNFVLCVAALALLFLLPVLLFPVYATGVGAMVTEVVQGSAADGPRGLSVGDLVTRLEDCPVRGVEDWAGCLSQLSRAPQTGYCVPAAGLQPSWAHGRPFKRLDGTMDCCSNNSLTDLCFSYIKPQGRNSREREFACMPVRKMVTGTATCRSDDDCGVNSASVCVTPSLENQTRFIRVAHPPSPHMLFVGFPPHLQYAVSLTNFVPRFGFLHLDLPVFMETFLKYVVSLSGALAVVNSVPCFALDGQWMLNALLEATLVTVVTDRQKRELIGFFLLLAGSALLAANVALGLWMVTAR comes from the exons ATGATCCCGGTGTCCCTGCTGGTGTTCGTGATGGCAGGCTGGTGTGCTGTCTACCTGGCCGACACACTTCTCAGG TCATCTGCCACGCACCGGATCAACTACGAGTCGTGGCTGGCCAGCCGAGGGTTGATGTTGTCTCCTTTTCATGTGAGATGGCAGACCACCATGTTTAACTGGCTGTTTGCTTACTGTGCCCGCATCAACCCCCAAGCCCTCTACCTTTG gttCAGCAGTGGGCTAGTGTTTGGTGTGGCCGCCATGTTGGGATCGGTGGTGCTGCTGGTGAAGACGCTGCAGCAGACCTACGCCCAGATGACCACAGACAACCCGCGGATCGGTGGGCAGCAGACTCTGCAGGTGGTG GTCCCCGGTGTGAACCTGCCCACCAGTCAGCTGGCCTACTTCTTTATCGCTCTGCTGCTCAGCGGCGTCATCCATGAGCTGGGTCACGCTGTGGCCGCGCTGAG GGAGTCTGTGAGAGTGAACGGCTTCGGGATGTTCGTCTTCGTCGTTTATCCCGGGGCGTTTGTGGATCTCTTCACTACGCACCTCAACCTCATCTCTCCTGCTCAGCAGCTCAGAATATTCTGTGCAG GAGTTTGGCATAACTTTGTTTTGTGCGTGGCGGCGCTggccctcctcttcctgctgccgGTCCTCCTGTTTCCGGTCTACGCCACTGGGGTCGGCGCTATGGTTACCGAGGTCGTCCAG GGTTCTGCGGCGGACGGGCCGCGGGGTCTGTCGGTCGGGGACCTGGTGACGCGGCTGGAGGACTGTCCCGTCCGGGGAGTGGAGGACTGGGCCGGCTGCCTGTCCCAGCTGTCCCGCGCCCCGCAGACCGGGTACTGCGTCCCGGCGGCCGGCCTGCAGCCCAGCTGGGCTCACGGCAGAC cTTTCAAGCGTCTGGACGGGACGATGGACTGCTGCAGCAACAACAGCCTGACAGACCTCTGCTTCTCCTACATCAAACCACAGGGCAGGAACAGCAGGGAGAGAgag TTCGCCTGCATGCCAGTGAGGAAGATGGTGACGGGAACGGCGACGTGTCGCTCCGACGACGACTGCGGCGTGAACTCGGCCAGCGTCTGCGTCACCCCGTCTCTGGAGAACCAGACCCGCTTCATCCGCGTCGCTCACCCGCCGAGCCCACACATGCTGTTCGTGGGCTTCCCGCCGCACCTGCAGTACGCCG TGAGTCTGACCAACTTCGTGCCGCGCTTCGGGTTCCTCCACCTGGACCTGCCCGTCTTCATGGAGACCTTCCTAAA GTACGTGGTGTCCCTCTCCGGCGCGCTGGCCGTCGTTAACTCCGTGCCCTGCTTCGCCCTGGACGGACAGTGGATGCTCAACGCCCTGCTGGAGGCCACGCTGGTTACCGTAGTAACGGACCGCCAGAAGCGCGAGCTAATCGGTTTCTTCCTGCTGCTAGCGGGCAGCGCCTTGCTAGCAGCTAACGTGGCGCTCGGCCTGTGGATGGTAACGGCGAGGTAG